The Sphingosinithalassobacter sp. CS137 genome includes a region encoding these proteins:
- a CDS encoding MerR family transcriptional regulator — METLMIGGLAAATGIKINTIRFYEYIGLMPPAVRTSSGRRTYGQSDVSRLVFIRNGRALGFSIDEIRSLMDLSDQPDRDCADAAALARRHLHDVQDRIARLELLRAELTKIAESCDGGVAATCNVIESIAVRYR, encoded by the coding sequence ATGGAAACGTTGATGATCGGCGGGCTGGCTGCTGCAACTGGGATCAAAATCAACACGATCCGCTTCTACGAATATATCGGGCTCATGCCTCCGGCGGTTCGCACGTCATCCGGAAGACGCACCTATGGTCAGTCCGATGTGAGCCGATTGGTATTTATTCGAAATGGACGCGCACTCGGCTTCTCGATCGACGAAATCCGGTCGCTGATGGACCTGTCGGACCAACCGGACAGGGATTGCGCGGACGCGGCAGCTTTGGCTCGCCGTCATCTTCACGATGTTCAGGACCGAATTGCGCGGCTCGAGTTGCTTCGCGCTGAGTTGACCAAGATCGCCGAATCCTGCGACGGCGGTGTCGCGGCAACCTGCAATGTGATCGAAAGTATCGCGGTGCGATATCGGTGA
- a CDS encoding class I SAM-dependent methyltransferase produces the protein MPDAAFTPALGRADLDDYDRAIRLWTRESVWRGALLRQVVPRSGETILDVGCGTGSFAVMLKQAATGARIVGLDPDARVLELAAAKAAAAGIEVEWRQGFARDAASHGPEFDKVISSLVLHQMPLIEKPIGIAAMLAAVRPGGEVHIADYARQRSWLMRTLFRLTVQRLDGVADTQPNADGALEAILAETNAAAAHPTRVVRTVTGAISLFLVRRER, from the coding sequence ATGCCTGACGCCGCATTCACCCCTGCCCTCGGTCGAGCCGATCTGGACGATTATGATCGCGCAATACGCCTTTGGACGCGTGAAAGCGTCTGGCGCGGCGCCCTCCTTCGGCAGGTCGTACCTCGGTCCGGGGAAACCATTCTCGACGTCGGTTGCGGGACGGGCTCCTTCGCCGTGATGCTGAAGCAAGCGGCAACGGGTGCACGGATAGTCGGGCTCGATCCTGACGCCCGTGTTCTGGAGCTTGCCGCCGCCAAGGCCGCAGCCGCAGGAATCGAGGTCGAGTGGCGACAAGGCTTCGCCAGAGACGCTGCGTCTCACGGACCCGAGTTCGACAAGGTGATCTCGAGCCTGGTCCTCCATCAAATGCCGCTTATCGAGAAACCCATCGGGATTGCAGCAATGCTAGCGGCGGTTCGGCCCGGTGGAGAAGTTCACATCGCCGACTACGCTCGTCAGCGAAGCTGGCTTATGCGCACCTTATTCCGGCTGACGGTGCAGCGCCTCGACGGTGTGGCGGACACCCAGCCCAACGCGGACGGCGCCTTAGAAGCGATCCTCGCCGAAACCAACGCGGCAGCCGCGCATCCTACCCGCGTTGTCCGGACGGTGACGGGCGCGATCAGTCTGTTCCTTGTGCGTAGAGAACGTTGA
- a CDS encoding conjugal transfer protein TraG — MTPTKLLLGQILIVFAIVIAGVWAATQWAATMLAYQPELGAPWLRIGDMPVYRPWALFGWWYHYEAYAPEIFDKAGALAGASGFLGCGAAIAGSLWRARQSPLVTTYGSARWATQREIRHAGLYRDAGVMLGRSAGCYLRHDGPEHVMAFAPTRSGKGVGLVVPTLLSWTGSAVIHDIKGENWELTAGWRARFSHCLLFNPTDPRSTRYNPLLEVRRGADEVRDVQNIADILVDPEGALERRNHWEKTSHSLLVGAILHVLYAEEEKTLARVATFLSDPQRSFVATLRRMMTTNHLGTTDEPRVHPVIASAARELLNKSENERSGVLSTAMSFLGLYRDPTVAEVTSGCDWRIEDLIEAERPLSLYLVIPPSDISRTKPLVRLVLNQIGRRLTERLDQPDTGTKRHKLLMMLDEFPALGRLDFFETSLAFMAGYGIRAFLIAQSLNQIEKAYGEHNSILDNCHVRVAFATNDERTAKRISDALGTATEQRAMRNYAGHRLAPWLAHVMVSRQETARQLLTPGEVMQLPPDDELVLVAGLAPIRARKLHYYSDCNFTDRRLAAPCLNGAEYRDRPAERPHDWASEARLVDARLAMPTEEGSQDEDGGLQQQRHPGLPEHQKPSPNCENTTLQTDIAENDDVAADKRAMDQARDLNPAVRAHALNESSRHDLVPGL; from the coding sequence GTGACACCGACCAAATTGCTACTCGGACAGATACTGATCGTCTTTGCGATCGTGATCGCGGGTGTGTGGGCTGCGACCCAATGGGCGGCAACGATGCTCGCCTACCAGCCCGAACTCGGCGCCCCTTGGCTGCGGATCGGCGACATGCCGGTCTATCGCCCGTGGGCGCTGTTCGGCTGGTGGTATCACTACGAAGCCTACGCTCCCGAGATCTTCGACAAGGCCGGTGCGCTCGCTGGCGCCAGCGGCTTTCTCGGGTGCGGCGCCGCGATTGCGGGTTCGCTGTGGCGCGCTCGGCAATCGCCGCTGGTCACCACTTATGGCTCCGCGCGTTGGGCGACGCAGCGCGAGATTCGCCATGCAGGGCTTTATCGCGATGCCGGCGTCATGCTTGGACGCAGCGCCGGCTGCTATCTGCGCCACGACGGCCCTGAGCATGTCATGGCGTTCGCGCCCACTCGCTCGGGCAAGGGCGTCGGCCTCGTCGTTCCGACGCTGCTGTCCTGGACCGGCTCTGCCGTCATTCACGACATCAAGGGCGAGAACTGGGAGCTGACCGCCGGCTGGCGGGCGCGCTTCTCGCATTGTCTGCTGTTCAATCCGACCGATCCGCGCTCCACCCGCTACAATCCGCTGCTTGAGGTCCGTCGCGGCGCTGATGAAGTCCGGGACGTCCAAAACATCGCCGATATCCTTGTCGATCCCGAAGGCGCGCTTGAGCGGCGCAACCATTGGGAGAAGACCAGTCATTCGCTCCTTGTCGGCGCGATTCTCCATGTCCTCTATGCCGAGGAGGAGAAGACGCTCGCGCGCGTAGCAACCTTCCTCTCCGATCCGCAGCGGAGCTTCGTAGCGACGCTCCGGCGGATGATGACCACCAATCATCTCGGCACCACGGACGAGCCGCGGGTCCATCCGGTCATCGCCTCAGCCGCACGCGAGTTGCTCAACAAGAGTGAGAACGAGCGCTCGGGCGTGCTCTCGACGGCGATGTCGTTCCTCGGGCTCTACCGAGATCCGACCGTCGCCGAGGTGACCTCGGGTTGTGACTGGCGGATCGAGGATCTGATCGAAGCCGAGCGGCCGCTGTCGCTCTACCTCGTCATCCCGCCGTCGGACATCAGCCGTACCAAGCCGCTCGTCCGCCTGGTGCTCAATCAGATAGGCCGCCGCTTGACCGAGCGGCTCGACCAGCCCGACACCGGCACGAAGCGTCACAAGCTGTTGATGATGCTCGACGAGTTCCCGGCGCTCGGCCGGCTCGACTTCTTCGAGACCAGTCTGGCATTCATGGCCGGCTACGGAATACGCGCCTTCCTGATCGCCCAGAGCCTCAACCAGATCGAGAAGGCTTACGGCGAGCACAATTCGATTCTCGACAACTGCCACGTTCGTGTCGCTTTCGCGACCAACGATGAGCGCACGGCGAAGCGCATCTCGGATGCGCTCGGCACCGCGACCGAGCAGCGCGCGATGCGCAACTATGCCGGGCACCGGCTCGCGCCCTGGCTGGCCCACGTCATGGTCAGCCGGCAGGAAACCGCACGGCAACTGCTAACGCCGGGCGAGGTAATGCAGCTTCCACCGGACGACGAGCTGGTGCTGGTCGCCGGCCTGGCCCCGATCCGCGCGCGCAAGCTGCACTACTATAGCGACTGCAATTTCACCGATCGGCGGCTTGCAGCGCCTTGCCTAAACGGGGCGGAATATCGGGACCGTCCCGCCGAGCGCCCACATGACTGGGCGAGCGAAGCGCGCTTGGTCGATGCGCGTCTGGCGATGCCAACCGAGGAGGGCAGCCAGGACGAAGATGGCGGTCTGCAACAGCAGCGTCATCCGGGTTTGCCCGAGCACCAAAAGCCATCGCCAAATTGTGAGAATACCACCCTGCAAACCGACATAGCCGAAAACGACGATGTCGCCGCGGACAAGCGGGCGATGGATCAGGCACGCGACCTCAACCCCGCGGTGCGTGCGCATGCGCTCAACGAGAGCAGCCGGCACGATCTGGTGCCGGGACTGTGA
- a CDS encoding CopG family transcriptional regulator — protein sequence MKVRQNLYIDRELSDALEALATGPGANKSRLVNGAIAAWLARRGTQEVDDLFKHRLDRMSREQALIRRDIEVLLESLALFVRYQLMVTAPLPDNDTAAIALGHQRFDQFIGQLGRQLASGKRTLGSEPDGEAGS from the coding sequence ATGAAGGTACGCCAAAACCTTTATATCGACCGCGAGCTGAGCGACGCGCTCGAAGCGCTTGCGACAGGACCCGGCGCCAACAAGTCGCGGCTGGTCAACGGCGCAATCGCCGCTTGGCTCGCCCGTCGCGGCACGCAGGAGGTCGATGATCTTTTCAAGCACCGGCTCGACCGGATGTCGCGCGAACAGGCGTTGATCCGGCGCGACATTGAGGTGCTGCTCGAGAGTCTGGCGCTGTTCGTGCGCTACCAGCTGATGGTCACCGCGCCGCTGCCCGACAACGATACCGCTGCGATCGCGCTCGGCCACCAGCGCTTCGATCAGTTTATCGGTCAGCTCGGCCGCCAGCTCGCCAGCGGAAAACGGACGCTGGGCAGCGAGCCTGACGGAGAGGCGGGATCATGA
- a CDS encoding cation diffusion facilitator family transporter, with product MSDDCGCTGDETRARTDPAYRRALWIVVILNIGFGLIEIVAGFLSGSQALKADALDFLGDGSITFVGLLALGWAAATRARVALTQGLFLAVLGVSVIAMAVWRALNAVPPEAEIMGGVGVVALAVNITAALVLARFREGGDAQARAIWLFSRNDALANIAVIAAAGLVYWLNSAWPDLIVAGAIALLFIHSAWEIIRDARGELREERTA from the coding sequence ATGAGCGACGATTGCGGTTGCACCGGCGATGAGACCCGCGCGCGCACGGACCCGGCTTACCGGCGCGCGCTTTGGATCGTCGTGATCCTCAATATCGGCTTCGGTTTGATCGAAATCGTGGCCGGCTTTCTTTCCGGCAGCCAGGCGCTGAAGGCCGATGCGCTCGATTTCCTCGGAGACGGATCGATCACCTTTGTCGGTCTCCTTGCTCTTGGATGGGCGGCGGCGACCCGCGCGCGAGTGGCGCTGACGCAGGGGCTCTTTCTGGCCGTTCTGGGTGTCAGCGTAATAGCGATGGCTGTTTGGCGGGCGCTGAACGCCGTCCCACCCGAGGCCGAAATCATGGGCGGCGTCGGGGTTGTCGCCCTCGCGGTCAATATAACGGCGGCACTGGTCCTGGCGCGGTTCCGTGAAGGGGGCGACGCCCAAGCACGAGCGATCTGGCTCTTTTCACGTAACGATGCGCTGGCCAACATCGCCGTCATTGCCGCCGCCGGGCTGGTGTATTGGCTCAACAGCGCATGGCCCGATCTTATTGTGGCGGGCGCCATCGCGCTGCTCTTCATCCACTCCGCTTGGGAAATCATCCGCGACGCGCGGGGCGAACTGCGCGAGGAGCGAACTGCGTGA